A single Cyclopterus lumpus isolate fCycLum1 chromosome 15, fCycLum1.pri, whole genome shotgun sequence DNA region contains:
- the npy4r gene encoding neuropeptide Y receptor type 4, producing the protein MSFSGKESQSSSSTTAPTLPFNSSTSPHSAPWEVGKPTPEPVHEWLENKTLLLSDLAVLGHDEQCPMSPVLTACIVVWYSMTMVLGLVGNIGLICIIARRREKVNVTGIFICNLSFSDILVCVFCLPFTVIYTLMDHWVFGSLLCRLVPFIQCASVTVSVLSLVFIALERHQLIINPSGWKPSISQAYLVVVLIWILACFTSSPFLAFQLLTSEPYINVILPQSPLHHQAPPQAYLNASPPQPVYYTYKNSSALSNSYHTLFSYVPASPHMEACLEHWPSQQHRLAYTTWLLLFQYCGPLLLVLLCYVRVFVRLRHRKDMLDRARTPESQSMTHSRRINIMLVALITAFALCWLPLTIFNVVSDWNQEALPICHHNLLFSLCHLLAMSSTCINPIIYGFLNSNFRQEVREVLLHCRCIQLEEECERFPMSTVHMEVSRTSVPLSCRSDSV; encoded by the coding sequence ATGTCTTTTAGTGGCAAAGAGAGCCAGTCTTCTTCGTCGACGACAGCTCCAACTCTGCCCTTCAACAGCTCCACCTCTCCACATTCCGCACCATGGGAGGTGGGAAAACCCACTCCTGAGCCTGTGCATGAGTGGTTGGAGAATAAGACCCTGCTGCTCTCTGACCTCGCTGTTCTTGGGCATGATGAGCAGTGCCctatgtctcctgtcctcacaGCATGCATAGTTGTGTGGTACAGCATGACAATGGTGCTGGGGCTGGTGGGGAACATCGGCCTCATCTGCATCATCGCCCGTCGCAGAGAAAAAGTCAATGTCACCGGCATTTTCATCTGCAACTTGTCATTCTCTGATATCCTAGTGTGTGTCTTCTGCCTCCCCTTTACTGTCATATACACACTAATGGACCATTGGGTGTTTGGGTCGCTGTTATGCCGGCTGGTGCCGTTTATCCAGTGTGCATCTGTGACCGTGTCTGTGCTGTCTCTGGTGTTCATCGCTCTGGAAAGACATCAGCTCATCATTAACCCCTCTGGCTGGAAACCAAGCATTTCTCAGGCCTACCTGGTGGTGGTTCTCATTTGGATTCTGGCCTGCTTCACCTCCTCACCTTTCTTGGCCTTTCAGTTACTCACAAGTGAGCCCTACATCAATGTCATCCTGCCCCAGTCTCCACTCCATCACCAAGCCCCCCCTCAGGCGTATCTAAATGCATCTCCACCTCAACCTGTTTATTACACATACAAAAACTCATCTGCACTTTCAAATTCATACCACACACTTTTTTCTTATGTCCCAGCCTCTCCACATATGGAGGCCTGTCTGGAGCACTGGCCTTCCCAGCAACACAGGCTTGCTTACACCACATGGCTCCTTCTGTTCCAGTACTGTGGTCCACTATTGTTGGTCCTGCTCTGTTATGTTAGAGTTTTTGTGCGCCTTCGCCACCGCAAAGACATGCTGGACCGCGCCAGAACACCAGAGTCCCAGAGCATGACTCACAGCCGCCGTATCAACATCATGCTGGTCGCCCTCATTACAGCCTTTGCTCTATGCTGGCTGCCGCTCACCATCTTCAATGTGGTGTCAGACTGGAACCAGGAGGCTCTGCCCATCTGCCACCACAACCTGCTGTTTTCCCTCTGCCACCTGCTGGCCATGTCCTCCACCTGCATTAACCCCATCATCTATGGCTTCTTAAACTCCAACTTTCGTCAGGAGGTGAGAGAGGTGCTCCTGCACTGCCGCTGCATTCAGCTAGAGGAAGAGTGTGAGCGCTTTCCCATGTCCACTGTGCACATGGAAGTGTCCCGCACCTCCGTGCCTCTCAGCTGCAGGAGCGACTCTGTCTGA
- the LOC117744373 gene encoding beta-microseminoprotein yields MASLHVFVCLLGLLVLCHSDCFFQELVLKDLNNPLKGCVDKEGKQHDFGSEWDIDCMVCSCTSEGLSCCSKIPDGNAAGVPDECELVVNKETCSATLLLKSDKTKECNPAQ; encoded by the exons ATG GCTTCTctccatgtttttgtttgtctgctggGACTGCTTGTCCTGTGTCACTCTGACTGCTTCTTCCAGGAATTGGTGCTGAAAGATCTGAATAACCCTCTCAAAG GGTGTGTGGACAAGGAAGGAAAGCAGCATGACTTTGGCTCTGAATGGGACATAGATTGCATGGTGTGCTCTTGTACAAGCGAGGGCTTGAGCTGCTGTAGCAA GATCCCTGATGGAAATGCAGCCGGTGTCCCTGATGAATGTGAGTTGGTTGTAAATAAGGAGACCTGCTCTGCCACGTTGTTGTTGAAGTCAGACAAGACAAAGGAGTGTAACCCTGCACAATAA
- the LOC117744439 gene encoding sphingomyelin synthase-related protein 1-like has translation MATSEDSVSSWSCKQVARWLQEEGFGEYVTLLCDQHRLDGPSLLALTEADLRGPPLGISVLGDIKRLIIALCRLQRQNQTQLEELGLWPTDIHPAGLSPGSTGGEWSCDGADRRYNGGDHLSNDTELRLRNGDRSGYSSLSHAHTNGRYRQHLAGRLDPEVWKTIMSSIYVFFVFGFTSFVMVIVHERVPDMRTYPPLPDIFLDSVPRIPWAFAMAEACGLILCYMCLLVLLLHKHRSIIFRRLCSLLGTVFLLRCCTMFVTSLSVPGQHLKCASKTYGDSWGKIQRALLIWSGCGMTLTGVKTCGDYMFSGHTVVITLLNFFVTEYTPRTWNLIHTISWVLNLFGIFFILAAHEHYSIDVFIAFYITTRLFLYYHTLANTRAYQQSRRARIWFPMFSFFECNVNGPVPNQYHWPFKKPAFMKTLIG, from the exons ATGGCAACATCAGAGGACAGTGTGAGTTCCTGGAGCTGTAAGCAGGTGGCCCGGTGGCTGCAGGAAGAAGGTTTCGGGGAGTATGTGACGTTATTGTGCGACCAGCACCGCCTGGACGGCCCCAGCCTGCTGGCTCTGACTGAGGCCGACCTGCGCGGGCCTCCGTTGGGCATCTCTGTGCTTGGAGACATCAAGAGGCTGATCATAGCCCTCTGTCGGCTCCAGAGACAGAACCAGacccagctggaggagctgggtCTCTGGCCTACAGACATTCACCCTGCTGGGCTCTCGCCGGGGTCCACAGGGGGCGAGTGGAGCTGTGACGGTGCTGACCGGAGGTATAACGGAGGTGATCACTTAAGTAACGACACTGAGCTGAGGTTGAGGAACGGTGACCGCTCTGGATACAGTTCTCTGAGTCATGCACACACCAACGGGAGGTATAGGCAGCACCTGGCTGGCCGATTGGACCCAGAGGTGTGGAAGACAATTATGAGTtccatttatgtattttttgtgtttggATTCACTTCGTTTGTCATGGTCATCGTACATGAGCGTGTCCCGGACATGAGGACGTATCCACCACTGCCCGATATATTTCTGGACAG TGTTCCTAGAATCCCTTGGGCTTTTGCAATGGCTGAAGCCTGTGGCCTCATcctgtgttacatgtgtctgctggtcctgctcctccacaaacacag ATCCATTATCTTCAGACGGTTGTGTTCTTTGTTGGGAACAGTGTTTTTGCTCCGTTGCTGCACCATGTTTGTCACTTCACTCTCTGTTCCTGGGCAGCACCTGAAGTGTGCCAGCAAG ACGTACGGGGATTCCTGGGGAAAGATCCAGAGGGCGCTACTGATCTGGAGTGGATGTGGGATGACGCTGACAGGTGTCAAAACGTGCGGAGACTACATGTTCAGTGGGCACACTGTTGTCATCACGTTGCTCAACTTTTTTGTGACTGAAT ACACTCCTCGAACATGGAATCTAATTCACACCATCTCCTGGGTGTTAAACCTGTTTGGGATTTTCTTCATCCTGGCGGCCCACGAGCACTACTCCATCGACGTGTTCATTGCATTCTACATCACTACTCGCCTCTTCCTCTACTACCACACATTAGCCAACACCCGTGCCTACCAGCAGAGCCGGAGGGCGCGCATTTGGTTCcccatgttctccttctttgAGTGCAATGTGAATGGACCTGTCCCCAACCAGTATCACTGGCCCTTCAAGAAACCTGCCTTTATGAAAACTCTGATTGGATAG